Proteins found in one Amphiprion ocellaris isolate individual 3 ecotype Okinawa chromosome 22, ASM2253959v1, whole genome shotgun sequence genomic segment:
- the bhlhe22 gene encoding class E basic helix-loop-helix protein 22 has translation MDRRMNLNGGAGDIFHKTLSAVSTKKMDPFRSAAGIELPARDRQSPISCFDQADPDPIQPGGLAGGRGGPLGLPTGSLCVNYGESANRTSAAESSGGEQSPDDDSDGRCDMVLLADGRTVPAGKGEGGKKTKEQKLLRLNINARERRRMHDLNDALDELRAVIPYAHSPSVRKLSKIATLLLAKNYILMQAQALEEMRRLVAYLNQGQAISAASIPATTALAAPGLGAYEQPPGYPFPTGVAGSSCPDKCALFNNATSSLCKQCTDKP, from the coding sequence ATGGACAGGAGGATGAACTTGAACGGCGGCGCAGGggacatttttcacaaaactCTCAGCGCCGTGTCCACGAAAAAAATGGACCCTTTCAGATCGGCGGCCGGCATTGAACTACCAGCCAGAGACCGCCAGTCACCGATCAGCTGCTTTGACCAGGCCGATCCAGACCCGATTCAGCCGGGAGGACTGGCGGGAGGTAGAGGGGGGCCACTGGGTCTGCCGACCGGATCTTTGTGCGTCAACTACGGGGAGAGCGCCAACAGGACCTCGGCGGCGGAGAGCAGCGGCGGAGAGCAGAGCCCCGACGATGACAGTGACGGCAGGTGTGACATGGTCCTGCTGGCCGACGGGCGGACGGTGCCCGCGGGGAAAGGAGAAGGAGGTAAGAAAACCAAAGAGCAGAAATTACTGAGGCTAAACATCAATGCCAGAGAAAGACGACGGATGCACGATCTGAACGACGCGCTGGATGAGCTCAGAGCGGTCATCCCCTACGCGCACAGCCCGTCGGTGCGGAAACTCTCCAAAATTGCCACTTTGCTGCTCGCCAAAAACTACATCCTCATGCAGGCGCAGGCTctggaggagatgaggaggctAGTGGCGTATCTCAACCAGGGCCAAGCCATCTCCGCAGCCTCGATACCGGCCACCACTGCCCTGGCAGCTCCCGGCTTGGGCGCGTACGAGCAGCCGCCCGGATACCCCTTCCCCACCGGAGTGGCTGGGTCCTCCTGCCCCGATAAATGTGCCCTGTTTAACAACGCCACCTCCAGCCTCTGCAAACAGTGCACTGACAAGCCTTAA